In Verrucomicrobiales bacterium, the genomic window CCCCACAGGGTTCGCAACCCACGATGGGGTTGTGGATTCTATGGCGTTTTCCCCAGGGTAGCTCGTTCCTCCCAACCCTGGGCTTTGAGGCGCAATCCCGTTGGGATAGGGAGGAAGCCCTCCGAACTTGTGGGTAATGCTCAGAGCGGGCTGCCGCACTCCATATACGCGAGGCGTCTTGCGGTTGATCGCAAGCCCATCCCCGCTCGAGCCGCTTTCGTTAGCGCCGCTCTACCTTCAGCCGAACCTTCTCTCCAACGGACCAATCATTGTGTCCCCCCGGGATCTCATGCAGCACAGCCCCAGGAAGGGATTCCGCCAACTGACGCCCCAATCGCGCAGGAATGATTTCGTCCTCTTGTGCGACGAAAATGTCGACCCGGCCTTTGAAACTGCGGAGCGACTCTACATTGTTCCAACGATCCCGAAGCAACAGTCTGGCTGGCAACCAAGGGAACTGAGCTCCAGCCACGTTCGACAAGGCATCGTAGGGCACCATCAACACGATGCGGTCGGGTGGAACCGGCCGGGTTGCCAGCCATGAAGCGGGGCCGCTTCCCAGCGACTCCCCCAGCACGGACACCGGTAGCCCCCCCGCCTGTTTGCGCAAAAGATCGTACGCCTCCGCCGCGGCCTCATTGATAGAATCCATCGAAGGGGAGCCCGCGCGCGCTCCGTAGCCGGGATATTCGAGAACATAGAGCGACACGTTCTCGGGAAGTGACGGCAGGACATAGTCCCGATCCGCCGCCTGACCGGCGTTCCCATGAAACATGAGCCAAATTTCCACCGGGTGGACCACTTCCCGTGTCCAGCCGATCGTGAGGCCTTCCGCTTTCCACGGTTTGAGGGTTGTCTGGCTGACCGCCATGCCCTCAGGTGCACGGGATGGAAGATAGATGAGCTTTCGCTGAAAGATTGCCACCAGGACTACGATGAAGAGGTAGCAGGCGATCCCTACCAGCAGGGCACGTTGAATGGGAACCGGAAGGGACGGCATTCAGGGGTAAGTTAAATGGACATGACCTTGACCCGCTGGCCATCGCGAATGCGGTCACCGGGGTAGAGAATGAGCCTCTCGCCCTCTTGAAGCCCGCTGAGCACCTGGGCTTCCGATCCGCTGGAGCGTCCAATCTGCACCTTGCGCAGCCGCGCGAATCCCTCAGCGAACGTCAGCACCGCCCAATCTGCGCCTTGCCGAAACAGGGCACCGGTGGGGACCTTGACCGTGCGGTCGATCTCCCACATCACGATCTTGCCCTCGATCCGATAGGCGTCTCCCAGGCTTTTGCGCTTCTCCGGTGGCGTCAGAATATCTGCGACGACGTTCACCCGTTGCTCTTCCACCCCGAGGGCGCTGACCTTGGTAAAGGCCGAGGGTTCCACCAACCGAACTTTGGCTTCGAGCGGTTCGCCTGCTCCCCATTGCTCCAACTCCACCCGTGTGCCTGGGGCGATGGCGGCACCGTCACGGGACAGTACCTCAATGACGGCTTCGAGGTCCTGCGGATCCCCAACTTCCACCAGCGGGGTTCCTGCGGTCACCACGCGGGTGCTCTCCTCAAACACGCGCAGGACCCGGCCTTGTGTGCCCGCTCGAACCTCGGTGGGTTCTGCCGCTCCGGAAGATCCGCCTGCCTGAACCGTGCCAAAGTCCTTCAACGCGGCTTCGGCCTCCCTTAACGCGGCCTCGGCGGCACTGCGTTCCTTCTGAGCGGACATCTCTCGCCACTGCGCGGCTTCGAGATCTTGAATGGAAAGGGTCTTTTCACGGAACAATCGGTCCAGACGCCGCAGTTCGTTGGTGGCGTACAGATGTTGCGCGCGGGCGCGTTCTAAGCTGGCGATGGCGCTATCGCGTCGGGCCTCATACAGCGAACGGCTGCGGGCATCCAGCAGGCCGGGAGCGAGAGGGTCGATCACGGCGATGAGCGTGTTGGTGCCGTCCAACGCGTCTCCGGCTTTGAGTGGAATGCGGCGAAGGTGGCCGGTGACGGGGGCGGAAATCACATAGCGCTGCTTGATGCGGGTTTTGCCCTCCTCATTCACCGTGACGCGCAAAGGCCCGGAGCCAACGCTCACCACTTCAACCGGCGTGGGACGGGGCCATAGGCCCGCTACCAGGAGAGCGATGAAGACTCCGATGGCCAGCCAGGAGATCCAACGTCGGCTGGCACGTTTGTTTGGCTTGGTGGGCGAGTTCGGACTCGCGAGGGTCTTAGGCGTGGACGGATTCATGGGTTCTAGGATCGGCATGGGATTACTCCGGAGCTCGGAGAGCCCCCACGAGATTCAGATGGTTGAGCTGACGCAACACCAGCAGCGCCGACAGAGCAGACGCGATAGACACGACGACGATGGCGAACGTGTAATTGCTGAGGCGAAGGATGAGCGGTAAACGGACGGTTTCCGTGTTGATTGCGCCCAGGATCGCAGTGGCAAAGCCGGTTCCAATAAGCAGGCCCAGAGGCACGGCGATCAGCGCCAACAGCAGCAGCTCCGTGATCAGCACTGAACCGACCTCGCGCTGGGAAAACCCTATCACTCTCAGGGTGGCGAGTTCGCGGGAACGTTCGGCCAGCGAAATTCGAGCGTTATTATACACCACTCCGAACGCCACCACGGTGGCGAAGGTGAGATAGATCGTTTGAATCAGATTGATGCTTGCCGCCGTGGTTTGAGAAAAGTTCCGTCGCAGCGATTCTTTCATGGCCACCCAGCTGACCCGGGGAATGTCCTTCAAGGCTCGGAGGAATCGGCTGCGCTGGGCGGCATCGATCGTGACGCTGGCGCCATTCACGACGTCCCCTTCGCCCATGAGTCGATTCAGCGCTTTCATCTCCATCGTGGCGGTGATGCCGGCGAAATCTTCAGCCAACCCCACCAACCGGACTCGAACGTGGCGACGTTTGCCTTCCAAGGACTCGACCATCACCTCATCGCCAACTCGGACCGACAAGACCTCCGCCAGCTTGGCCGACATCACCAGCCCATCGTCCGGCAGATCGATCCGACGCTTGTTGGCATCGATCACGCGGGAGTGAAGTGAGTCCTTCACGAAGCCCCGAAGTCCCAGTTGGCGGAATTTATTGTTGGCCCGAATTCGGACCGCGGCGGTCCGAAAAGGCTCCACCGCTACCGCACCAGGAAGCTGGCGAAGGTTGGACCAGACCCGAATGCTGGTAGGCTCGATGAGGCCTAGTTCGAGATCCTGACGTTGAACCACATCCCATTGAAAACCGAGGATCTCCTGCACTCCGTCGCGAAAGCAGTTGGGCACAATGAGAATTCCCGTGGCGAGAGCCAGTCCAGCCACGGTGAAAAAAGCCTGAACCGGACGTCGTTCGATGTTGCGGACCGCGATGCGGAAGGTGTGAGAAAACCAGCGAGTGAGGCCAGTGCGCTCGATCCACGCCTGCCGGTAGCTGGCCGGAGGTTCGGGGCGCATCGCTTCGGCGGGCGGGAGGCGGGAGGCGCGCTGCACCGCTTTGAATACGCCTACCATGGCCGCGATTATCGCAGCGGTCAGGGCGATGCAGAAGGCCCGGGCATCGAGATGGAACGAGAGGTCCGGAAATCGAAAGAACATCTTGTACATCACGACCAGGCGATGTCCCATCGCAACGCCCCCCAGGCTGCCCAGGCTCGTGCCGAAGAGAACCATGACCAGAGCGAACTTCAAGTAATGACCCACAATCTGGCCATTGCGGAAACCAAAAGCCTTCAGAATGGCGATCTGTTCTCGCTGCAAGTTGAGCAGACGCGAGAGCACCGCGTTGGTCATGAAGGCCGCCACGCTGAGAAAGACGATGGGGAACCCGATCGAAATCGTCTCGAGTACCCGAATCTCGTCCGAGATCCGAATGTGCGAGGGATGGTTGGCGCGCCCGTAGGCTCCGCGTCCGCCATACGGCTCGAGCAAAGGGTCGAGTTCCGCGATGACCGCGGCCTCAATCGCCCCGGGGGCAAGCGTCAGCACGAGGTGATTGAAGGCGCCATCCAGATCGAAGGCGTTGGCAAGTTCCTCGTAGCGCATCCAGAAGATGCCGTAGGTGCGGTTGTCGGGAAGAGCCGCTCCGGGGCGCGACTCGAAGATAAACTCAGGCGACAGAACAATGCCGGCGATGCGGAAAGCCTTCCGTCGGCCGTTCAGCAGCATCGTGATGGAGTCGCCGGGACGGAGTCCATTGGCTTCCGCGAAAGCCTCGCCGACCAGCACCTCGCCGCGGCCACGAGGCTTGAGCCACTCGCCGGCTCGCAAAAAGAGTCGGTTCAGTTCCGGATCACCCATGTCCGGCAACGAGCGAACGTTTCCGCTCGCCGGTTCGTCCAGTTCAGGCAAATCCAAAGTAACCTGCGCAGAGATTCCCGATTGGGCTCCGGCCACCCCGGGAATATCCCGAACACGCTGCACGATGGATTCGGGCGCGCGCTTCAGTTGGACGAACAAATCTGCAAACCGATGGTTGAGATAGTAGGCTTGGCGGGTGGTCTCCAGGGAGTGGATGAGGCTGCGCGCCATCACCAGCATGGCCAGGCCGCAAGCCATCACCAAGGACACGGCGACCGCCTGACCCTTCATGCGGGTCAAATCACGGATCAACTTGCGATCGAGTTGCGAAATCATCACCAGTTGAGAGTGGAAGGGGCGACACGGTGGCTGTTGCGCTTCTCGCTCGCGACTCGTCCGTCGGAAAAATGGATCACCCGATCGGCCATTTCCGCCATGACGGCGTTGTGAGTGATGATGACGGTCAAAGTTCCCAGCTCCCGGTTCACACGTTCGATCGCCTCCAGAACCACAATCCCGGTGCGAACATCCAGCGCTCCGGTCGGCTCATCGCACAAAAGCACCTCGGGCCGTTTGGCGATAGCCCGGGCGATCGCGACCCTCTGTTGTTCCCCTCCGGAGAGCTGGGCCGGAAAATGGTGTTGGCGAGGCCCCAGGTTCACCATGTCCAGGGCAGCTTCCGGCGACATGGGATCTTGGGCAATCTCAGTGATGAGCCCCACGTTCTCGGCGGCTGTCAGGCTGGGGATCAGGTTGTAGAACTGAAAGACGAAGCCAATGCTGTCGCGACGGTATTGAGTCAGCGTATTCTCGTCCGCGTGGGTGAGGTCGGTGTCGCGATACCACAGTTCGCCTGACGTTGGCACGTCCAGGCCCCCGAGCTGGTTGAGTAAGGTGGTTTTCCCGCTCCCGGAAGGACCTAACAGAACGATCAGTTCGCCGGCATTCAGTGTCAGATCAACGCCATCCAGCGCTCGAACCTCAGCCGTGCCTTCTCCGTAGACCTTGGTGAGGTCTTTAACCCGAAACACTGGCTGTTGAACTGGATTCATGGTCGACTGTGGCTCCGGCGGCGATTTCCTGAGGATGCGCGCATCGCACGGAAGCTGCACGCCCCCAATATCCCTGGAGCCACGCGAGTTGCAAATACTACTTTGGTGGGGGAGGAGAAATGGTCGTGGTTAAAAGTGGGTGAGATCCAGGTTGTATTTCGCCCTACCTCGTCATGCGGCGCACGAATCCAGCTCACCCATTTCAAATTGCTTCCAGGGTTTCCGCCCAGGGACGGACGACGCGACGGTAGCTCAGTCAAACGGCCTGCGGAGCCGCCATGACCGGCACTGGTGCGAACTCACAAACCGACGAACGTAGGGTCAGCGGATGACACGGTGTGTCGGGCGATGCCACGGTCAACTTCACGTGCGCAGCACCCATTTGCGTGAGCTTTGCTTGCACCGTGTCCCGAGCCAGTTCAGGACGGTTGCAATCGCGACTAAGATGTCCCAGGAAGAGATGTTGCAATCCCGAGTGCACGACCGCTTCAGTTGTGGTGGCTGCAGCTTCGTTGCACAAGTGGCCGTGGCGGCTGGCGATGCGTTGCTTGACGCTCCAGGGACGGCGGGTGTCATCTTGCAATAGCTTCAAGTCATGATTGGCCTCCAGCACCAAGGCGTGTGCCGGCCTGACCCGCTCGATGACCAGGCGCGTGGCATGGCCTAAGTCGGTCAGAAAGCCCAGGTTCCCTTCGCTCGTCCGCAACAGGAACCCCACGGGATCCTGTGCGTCGTGGGGAATGCTAAAATTTTCGACAGTAATGTCGCCCACTTCGAACGTGTTTCCGGTTGTGAAAATCTGGAACGGGAGGTCGGAGCCCAATTCCGAAGACAAGGCATCGCGGGTCAGGCGATTGCAATAGACCGGAATGCGTAGCTTACGGGCCAATACCGCGAGTCCTTGAACATGGTCGGAATGCTCGTGAGTGATGAGAATCCCGTTCAACCCCTCCGGCGCACGGCCCAAGGTCAAAAGTCGCTGGCGAATCTGCCGCGCGCTCAACCCGGCATCGATCAACAATCGTGTGCTCCCGGTCTCCAAATACGCACAATTGCCGCTCGATCCGCTCGCCAAAATGGTGAAACTCACAGACACGACCGTGACCCTAGTGGAACGATCGCAACGAGGGCAATCTTCAGATGTGCGCTATCTTCACACTTGCACGCGTGAACTTCACGCGGAATAGGTCTCTCTGCTATAACTTATTGAAAATTAAAGGTTTTATAGCCTATGTGCCAGCAACTCTCATTCTGAGGGAGCTTGCGCCGTCGGCTTGGCCGGCATTGGGCTCAAGACGGGGCTCCCAGCGTGGGATCAGGCCTTTGGTGAGTTGAAATGAAGACTCCCGGCCCACTCCCTCCGGGACACCAGGCGAGATTGTCAGCGCGGTGGGCGTTCTGGATACCGACTTAGCGTGATCGGCATGGGGTGTGCTATAGGCAAAACGGTTCCACGTAAGAATGGCAGGTCAGAAGTCTAAGAAACGAGTGACTAGAACGATATGGCTAGGACATTCTCTAACCCAACTGTGGCTCGGGCACTGGACGCCGCGATGTTCCAAGCTCCCAGCGGCATGCCCGCGACGGCTTTTAAGAAGGAACTTGAGTGTCGCCTGGACTCTGAATGCCAGTTTAATTCTGGGCTCATGCCCGCCCGCAACCTGGATCGCGTCCGGGTTGCTTCTTGGGAAGAACACCGATTTAGGCTCGGCCTAGTGGTCAAAAGCATCAAACGCTAACCGTTCCTCCGACGCACTTTTCCCGCTCCGCCATGTGGGGGTGGCCTCCCGGTTTGTGTTGTTCGGGAGGCCACCTTTTGTTGAATCGACTACGGAAACGGCTGGGTTGATGGAAAGCGTCGGTGACCCGACCGCAACACGACTCGGCCGTGGGCGATGGTGAACTGAAGGACGGGATGATGGGAGATCAGGTACACCTCGCGAGCGGTCTGTCGCAGCCGCGACACCAGCTGCGGAGTCGCTTGGGCCGACGCCGGAAAATGAGCGTCCAGGATAACAATCGATTGGGGTGTGATCCTCTCCAGCAGCGGAGCCGGCAATGGCTCACCTCGCGACGGCATCGCTGTGATCACCAGATCAGCTTCCAACAATGCGGCGGTGCTCCGGTTCCGCAGGAGTTGATCCTGCGCACGGGTGCTCAACCTGGGGAGCCAGAGTACCCGGCAGCCACGAAAGGTTCCTTTGAGCACCAGCGCGGCATCGTCTGCCGCCGCGGATCGAGCCGCTCCTAGCGGCCACAAGGCCTGCCATTGACCGATAGATTCGGGAAAGCCCACGGGATCGAGGTGCAGCTGGGAATCTCGCGCTCGCTGGATGAACCTCTTGAAACTGGGGGACCGAAACCCACCCTCGGGCAAAAACCTTCGCTGCACTGAAAAAGCATCTTCGAGCAGTTCCGCGCCTCCTGATTGTCCGATGCTCGGATGAGTAAGGACCAAGTTTGGGATGAAGTTGACTCCTTGCGACTGGAGAAACGGCATGGTAACGCGCTGAGTCTCACGGGCGTCTCCTGGATCGACCAACCATTTCTGACGGCCGAGCCCCTCATCCAACCACATCACTGCCCCACCGCGACGGGAGATCAGCGTCAATTGGCAAGGGTCTCCTTGGGCTATTCGCTCCATCAAGAGCACACCAAGTGTACCCAGCACCGTCCCCCAAACCCAGTTCCAGCGTCGGCGAGACCGGTTTACCCATGGACCTAGATAGCAGCTGAGGGCGGCGTAATATGCGAGAAAGCCCAGGACTCCCGGGCTAGGAACGTACAGCCAAGCTCCCGGAAGCTTCGCCGCCCAGATACTCGCTTCACGCATCAGGTTCATCAGGAGCCAGCTGCTGTGGTTAAACCATTCCGCGGCCGTGGGGAGCCAGAACCCAACGGCTAGGCTGCCCACGCAACTGGCCAAGGCCAGAGAACTCAGGGGGACCACCACCAAGTTAGCGAGCAGGCTGACCGGGCTCAGGATGTTGAAGTAATGAGCCATCAGGGGGGCCGATCCGACCCACGCCGCCGCCGAGGTGCTCAGGTGAGGCTTGACCTTATGCCAGGCCCGATCGGCGTAGCGCCGCCAGCGCGGCTGAAGGCGGTCGGGCAGGTAGGGCTCTGTCAGGCGGACGCCCTGAAGAAGATCGTCCGCCTGAGAGGTGAGCAGCGCCAGATGAGCCACAACGCAAAACGAAAGCTGGAATCCGGGCTGAAACAGTTGTTGGGGATCCCAGCAGAGCAGGACCAGCGCCGCACCCGCGAGGTTGTTCAACAGGTTCGCAGGCCGATCGAGCATCCATCCGCCCGCCACGATGCTCATCATCACGGCGGATCGAATCGCCGACGACTGCCAGCCGGTGAGCGCCGTGTAAAGCCAGATAACGGGAACCGCGACGAAGCCTGCCAGCGGTCGAGACAGTCCCACCAAGCGCAGGCACTCCACCCCGATCATCGCGATGAGAGCAATATGGAGCCCGCTGATCGCAAAGACGTGCATCGTGCCGCTTTTCATGAATGGATCCTCCGAGGCGGGATCCAGTCCCGGCTTCCACCCCAGGGTCATGGCACACAGCAGGTCGATGGCGGGATCGGGGGAAGAGAAACCCAGGTAGAGCATTCGACGCCCCCAGGCCTGAAATCGATCCGACAGCGGGGGACGCGACCGCGGACTGGCTGGAAGCACCAGCCAATCGGCGACGCTTTCCGTTCTGAGTTCGAAGTAGATTCCCAGCCGACGCAGATAGGCTCGATAGTCGAATGCCCCGGGGGTTGAGGATTCCAGTGGGAGGTTCAGCACTCCCGTAAGCTCAACCAGCCTCCCTCCGTAAACCTCGGCCGGAAGCTCGTCGCCGATGCTCACGGCCAGCCTCCCCGACGCGGGGATCCAGGTCGCCGAGGGAAGCTGCAGCTCCGTCACCTCCAGAGTGGCTCGTCCAAACGGACGAGGTTTCGCGCCCGGGGGTGAGTACATTCGGGTGAGAGGTGTTTCGAGGAGTGTTCCGCGAACCGACACCAGTGAGGGTTGGTTGGGAACGAGGTGACGCAGATCGTGTGGTGACCAAGGAGTGGTGGCCAAGGTCAGCCTGGCAGCTCCGGCACAGCTCAACAGGAACGGGAAGGCAAGTTCTGGAAACTTGCGCAGCGCGCAGACACTCCACGACACCGCCGCTCCGCTGAGGAACACCACGAATCCCCAGCCTAGCGCGTCCCCGATCAGGATGCCCACACTCACCCAGAGCAATGGCACGATCATTGGATGTCGGCGTATGAATTGCATGCACTCTCGCCTCCTTGTTGGCGAAGTCTCGTCGAACGGACGGATATCTAGGTGCCACGCCGGTCGAGGTCG contains:
- a CDS encoding alpha/beta hydrolase; the encoded protein is MPSLPVPIQRALLVGIACYLFIVVLVAIFQRKLIYLPSRAPEGMAVSQTTLKPWKAEGLTIGWTREVVHPVEIWLMFHGNAGQAADRDYVLPSLPENVSLYVLEYPGYGARAGSPSMDSINEAAAEAYDLLRKQAGGLPVSVLGESLGSGPASWLATRPVPPDRIVLMVPYDALSNVAGAQFPWLPARLLLRDRWNNVESLRSFKGRVDIFVAQEDEIIPARLGRQLAESLPGAVLHEIPGGHNDWSVGEKVRLKVERR
- a CDS encoding efflux RND transporter periplasmic adaptor subunit, whose translation is MNPSTPKTLASPNSPTKPNKRASRRWISWLAIGVFIALLVAGLWPRPTPVEVVSVGSGPLRVTVNEEGKTRIKQRYVISAPVTGHLRRIPLKAGDALDGTNTLIAVIDPLAPGLLDARSRSLYEARRDSAIASLERARAQHLYATNELRRLDRLFREKTLSIQDLEAAQWREMSAQKERSAAEAALREAEAALKDFGTVQAGGSSGAAEPTEVRAGTQGRVLRVFEESTRVVTAGTPLVEVGDPQDLEAVIEVLSRDGAAIAPGTRVELEQWGAGEPLEAKVRLVEPSAFTKVSALGVEEQRVNVVADILTPPEKRKSLGDAYRIEGKIVMWEIDRTVKVPTGALFRQGADWAVLTFAEGFARLRKVQIGRSSGSEAQVLSGLQEGERLILYPGDRIRDGQRVKVMSI
- a CDS encoding ABC transporter permease, whose protein sequence is MISQLDRKLIRDLTRMKGQAVAVSLVMACGLAMLVMARSLIHSLETTRQAYYLNHRFADLFVQLKRAPESIVQRVRDIPGVAGAQSGISAQVTLDLPELDEPASGNVRSLPDMGDPELNRLFLRAGEWLKPRGRGEVLVGEAFAEANGLRPGDSITMLLNGRRKAFRIAGIVLSPEFIFESRPGAALPDNRTYGIFWMRYEELANAFDLDGAFNHLVLTLAPGAIEAAVIAELDPLLEPYGGRGAYGRANHPSHIRISDEIRVLETISIGFPIVFLSVAAFMTNAVLSRLLNLQREQIAILKAFGFRNGQIVGHYLKFALVMVLFGTSLGSLGGVAMGHRLVVMYKMFFRFPDLSFHLDARAFCIALTAAIIAAMVGVFKAVQRASRLPPAEAMRPEPPASYRQAWIERTGLTRWFSHTFRIAVRNIERRPVQAFFTVAGLALATGILIVPNCFRDGVQEILGFQWDVVQRQDLELGLIEPTSIRVWSNLRQLPGAVAVEPFRTAAVRIRANNKFRQLGLRGFVKDSLHSRVIDANKRRIDLPDDGLVMSAKLAEVLSVRVGDEVMVESLEGKRRHVRVRLVGLAEDFAGITATMEMKALNRLMGEGDVVNGASVTIDAAQRSRFLRALKDIPRVSWVAMKESLRRNFSQTTAASINLIQTIYLTFATVVAFGVVYNNARISLAERSRELATLRVIGFSQREVGSVLITELLLLALIAVPLGLLIGTGFATAILGAINTETVRLPLILRLSNYTFAIVVVSIASALSALLVLRQLNHLNLVGALRAPE
- a CDS encoding ABC transporter ATP-binding protein, which gives rise to MFRVKDLTKVYGEGTAEVRALDGVDLTLNAGELIVLLGPSGSGKTTLLNQLGGLDVPTSGELWYRDTDLTHADENTLTQYRRDSIGFVFQFYNLIPSLTAAENVGLITEIAQDPMSPEAALDMVNLGPRQHHFPAQLSGGEQQRVAIARAIAKRPEVLLCDEPTGALDVRTGIVVLEAIERVNRELGTLTVIITHNAVMAEMADRVIHFSDGRVASEKRNSHRVAPSTLNW
- a CDS encoding MBL fold metallo-hydrolase translates to MSFTILASGSSGNCAYLETGSTRLLIDAGLSARQIRQRLLTLGRAPEGLNGILITHEHSDHVQGLAVLARKLRIPVYCNRLTRDALSSELGSDLPFQIFTTGNTFEVGDITVENFSIPHDAQDPVGFLLRTSEGNLGFLTDLGHATRLVIERVRPAHALVLEANHDLKLLQDDTRRPWSVKQRIASRHGHLCNEAAATTTEAVVHSGLQHLFLGHLSRDCNRPELARDTVQAKLTQMGAAHVKLTVASPDTPCHPLTLRSSVCEFAPVPVMAAPQAV
- a CDS encoding ComEC/Rec2 family competence protein, translating into MIVPLLWVSVGILIGDALGWGFVVFLSGAAVSWSVCALRKFPELAFPFLLSCAGAARLTLATTPWSPHDLRHLVPNQPSLVSVRGTLLETPLTRMYSPPGAKPRPFGRATLEVTELQLPSATWIPASGRLAVSIGDELPAEVYGGRLVELTGVLNLPLESSTPGAFDYRAYLRRLGIYFELRTESVADWLVLPASPRSRPPLSDRFQAWGRRMLYLGFSSPDPAIDLLCAMTLGWKPGLDPASEDPFMKSGTMHVFAISGLHIALIAMIGVECLRLVGLSRPLAGFVAVPVIWLYTALTGWQSSAIRSAVMMSIVAGGWMLDRPANLLNNLAGAALVLLCWDPQQLFQPGFQLSFCVVAHLALLTSQADDLLQGVRLTEPYLPDRLQPRWRRYADRAWHKVKPHLSTSAAAWVGSAPLMAHYFNILSPVSLLANLVVVPLSSLALASCVGSLAVGFWLPTAAEWFNHSSWLLMNLMREASIWAAKLPGAWLYVPSPGVLGFLAYYAALSCYLGPWVNRSRRRWNWVWGTVLGTLGVLLMERIAQGDPCQLTLISRRGGAVMWLDEGLGRQKWLVDPGDARETQRVTMPFLQSQGVNFIPNLVLTHPSIGQSGGAELLEDAFSVQRRFLPEGGFRSPSFKRFIQRARDSQLHLDPVGFPESIGQWQALWPLGAARSAAADDAALVLKGTFRGCRVLWLPRLSTRAQDQLLRNRSTAALLEADLVITAMPSRGEPLPAPLLERITPQSIVILDAHFPASAQATPQLVSRLRQTAREVYLISHHPVLQFTIAHGRVVLRSGHRRFPSTQPFP